In Symmachiella dynata, the following are encoded in one genomic region:
- a CDS encoding SAM-dependent methyltransferase translates to MTQLPAKPSELAALGRIGSGSRSQSRNQAVTLKTRLVKAALLRTLSGLQAGQLTIVDGAEKHVLGDDQQRDLHTTLTVHNADFYSQVLTGGSLGAAESYLAGDWSCDDLTKLIRLFARNLDKSRQLDRGLGRLAKWGARAIHKLRTNTRAGARRNIHEHYDLGNDFFELFLDETMLYSSAVFQDDQMSLGDASIAKMDLIGRKLNLQPSDHLLEIGTGWGGFAEYAAKTFGCRVTTTTISKEQLAYARRRIERAGLSDRVTLLLEDYRDLSGSYDKLVSIEMIEAVGHEHYDVFFRKCGELLGPDGAMLLQGITMSEQRYPQYLKSVDFIQRYIFPGGCLPSISAMNRSVSSQTGMRILDVKDYAPHYAHTLRCWRKNFWDQIDAVRELGFSERFVRMWHYYLCYCEAAFSERATGVVQMLLAQPQCRIDEVPAN, encoded by the coding sequence ATGACTCAATTGCCGGCCAAACCATCAGAACTTGCAGCATTGGGCCGTATCGGATCAGGCAGTCGCTCCCAGTCCAGGAACCAAGCAGTCACTCTGAAAACTCGACTGGTCAAAGCGGCCTTGCTGCGGACATTGTCCGGTTTACAAGCCGGACAGTTGACCATCGTCGATGGGGCAGAGAAACACGTGTTAGGTGATGATCAGCAGAGGGATCTCCATACAACGCTGACCGTTCACAATGCAGACTTTTATTCACAGGTGCTAACAGGTGGAAGCTTGGGGGCGGCTGAGTCCTATCTCGCCGGCGATTGGTCCTGCGATGATCTCACCAAACTCATTCGCCTCTTTGCCCGCAATCTCGATAAGTCTCGGCAATTGGACCGTGGTCTTGGACGGTTGGCGAAATGGGGGGCGCGGGCAATTCACAAGCTGCGAACCAACACACGCGCAGGGGCACGTCGCAATATTCACGAGCATTACGATCTGGGCAACGACTTCTTTGAACTCTTCCTGGACGAAACGATGTTGTATTCTTCTGCAGTGTTTCAGGACGATCAGATGTCTCTCGGCGATGCTTCGATTGCGAAAATGGATCTGATTGGCCGGAAGCTGAATCTACAACCCTCCGACCATTTGCTGGAAATTGGAACAGGGTGGGGTGGTTTCGCAGAGTATGCGGCCAAAACATTTGGTTGTCGCGTGACCACGACGACGATTTCGAAGGAACAGTTGGCCTACGCCCGCCGGCGCATCGAGCGTGCGGGGTTGAGCGATCGCGTCACGCTTTTGCTAGAGGATTACCGGGACTTGTCCGGGAGTTACGACAAGCTTGTCTCGATTGAAATGATCGAGGCGGTAGGGCACGAACATTATGATGTGTTCTTTCGGAAATGCGGCGAATTGCTAGGTCCCGATGGGGCGATGCTGCTTCAAGGAATCACGATGTCGGAGCAGCGTTACCCTCAGTACTTAAAATCAGTCGATTTCATTCAACGCTACATTTTCCCGGGCGGTTGCCTGCCATCGATTTCTGCGATGAACCGCTCGGTCTCATCGCAAACGGGCATGCGAATTCTTGACGTTAAGGATTACGCGCCGCACTACGCTCATACATTGCGATGTTGGCGAAAAAATTTCTGGGATCAAATTGATGCGGTGCGCGAGCTTGGATTCTCTGAACGTTTCGTGCGCATGTGGCACTACTATTTGTGCTACTGCGAGGCAGCTTTTAGCGAACGTGCCACAGGAGTCGTACAAATGCTGCTGGCGCAGCCTCAGTGCCGTATCGATGAAGTTCCGGCCAACTAA
- a CDS encoding DUF1365 domain-containing protein, translating into MQSCIYEGRIHHRRTRPVHHQFGYSLYLLSLDLDELETVFRNRWLWSTRRTALARFHREDHLGDASIPLKTAVRDLVEEETGQRPNGPIRLLTNLRYFGYAMNPLCLYYCFDSMGEQVETIVAEVNNTPWGEQHCYVLQRDTTAQDSSFSAHHPKAFHVSPFMDMAQHYQWALSHPGEGLDVHISSFEQGTKLFDATMTLARRPITTGQLARVLIRYPFVTGQVVAAIYWQALRLWWKQCPYYPHPSPSQQSKVPAS; encoded by the coding sequence ATGCAGAGTTGCATCTACGAAGGGCGAATCCACCACCGCCGCACACGGCCGGTGCATCATCAATTTGGCTACAGCCTTTACTTGCTCTCTCTGGATTTGGACGAATTAGAGACCGTGTTTCGCAATCGTTGGTTATGGTCGACACGTCGAACCGCACTGGCCCGTTTTCACCGCGAAGATCATCTGGGAGATGCCTCAATCCCCTTGAAAACGGCAGTGCGCGATCTCGTGGAGGAGGAAACAGGACAGCGTCCAAACGGGCCGATACGCCTGCTGACCAACCTGCGCTATTTTGGTTATGCCATGAATCCGCTCTGCTTGTATTACTGCTTCGACAGCATGGGTGAACAGGTGGAAACAATTGTCGCGGAAGTGAATAACACGCCCTGGGGTGAGCAGCATTGTTACGTATTGCAGCGAGATACGACTGCTCAGGATTCGTCGTTTTCTGCGCACCATCCGAAAGCGTTTCACGTTTCCCCCTTCATGGACATGGCCCAACATTACCAGTGGGCGCTGTCGCATCCCGGCGAGGGCCTGGACGTTCACATCAGCAGTTTCGAGCAGGGCACAAAACTATTCGATGCGACAATGACGCTCGCTCGCCGGCCGATAACGACCGGACAACTGGCGCGGGTCTTGATTCGTTACCCCTTTGTCACTGGCCAGGTTGTCGCCGCTATTTACTGGCAAGCGCTGCGCTTGTGGTGGAAACAGTGTCCCTACTATCCCCATCCCAGTCCCTCTCAACAATCGAAAGTCCCTGCATCATGA
- a CDS encoding NAD(P)/FAD-dependent oxidoreductase — protein sequence MKIAVIGSGISGLVAAYRLSSHHEITIFEANSYVGGHTNTVEVDLEGERHTIDTGFIVFNDRTYPNFVKLLDELGVASDPTSMSFSVSCDATGLEYNGTNFNGLFAQRSNLFRPRFYRMLRDIMRFNREAPELLAANRLETLTVSEYLQQHSYSKQFVEQYLLPMGSAIWSCPPQTFEQFPMRFIVEFYQNHGLLSLTNRPTWRVIRGGSSQYVKAMTRSFRENIRLRCPVQSVRRLADSVELIHSGGQTEQYDEVIFACHADQALRILQDKSPLEEHLLGAFPYSHSIAVLHTDRSVLPKRRRAWASWNYHLHRGRSQEATVTYNMNILQHIESQYDFCVTLNDNDRIDPDRVIRRIAYSHPIFTTQRKLAQQRHGRLIRRNRTSFCGAYWGNGFHEDGVNSALAVCRQFEETPIVIPKTNTSSPAAIQEAV from the coding sequence ATGAAAATTGCAGTGATCGGATCGGGAATCTCCGGCCTAGTTGCCGCGTACCGGCTGTCTTCGCACCACGAGATCACCATTTTCGAAGCGAATTCTTATGTCGGAGGTCACACGAACACCGTTGAGGTCGACCTGGAGGGTGAACGGCACACGATTGATACGGGGTTCATCGTCTTCAATGACCGCACGTACCCAAACTTTGTCAAACTGCTCGACGAATTGGGTGTTGCTTCTGATCCGACCTCAATGAGCTTTAGTGTCTCGTGCGATGCCACAGGCTTGGAATACAACGGTACGAATTTCAACGGACTTTTTGCCCAGCGGAGTAATCTATTCCGGCCACGTTTCTATCGCATGCTTCGCGACATCATGCGATTCAATCGAGAAGCTCCGGAGTTGTTGGCAGCAAATCGTCTGGAAACGCTGACCGTTTCTGAATATCTGCAGCAGCACAGTTACTCAAAACAGTTTGTCGAACAATATCTGTTGCCGATGGGCTCCGCAATTTGGTCCTGTCCCCCGCAGACGTTTGAGCAATTCCCGATGCGGTTCATCGTCGAGTTCTATCAAAATCACGGACTCTTGAGCCTTACCAACCGGCCAACCTGGCGGGTGATTCGCGGCGGATCTTCTCAGTATGTCAAAGCGATGACGCGGAGTTTTCGCGAAAACATTCGATTGCGATGTCCCGTGCAGTCGGTTCGGCGTTTGGCCGATAGCGTGGAGTTGATCCACAGTGGCGGCCAAACCGAGCAGTATGACGAAGTCATTTTTGCTTGCCACGCCGATCAGGCATTGCGAATCCTCCAGGATAAGTCCCCGCTTGAGGAGCATTTGCTGGGGGCGTTTCCTTACAGTCATAGCATTGCCGTTTTGCACACTGATCGCTCAGTGCTGCCCAAACGCCGCCGGGCATGGGCGAGTTGGAACTATCATCTGCATCGCGGCCGTTCGCAAGAAGCGACTGTCACGTACAACATGAACATTCTGCAGCACATCGAATCACAGTATGACTTTTGCGTGACATTGAATGACAACGATCGCATTGATCCGGACCGCGTCATTCGACGGATTGCTTATAGCCATCCCATCTTCACGACCCAACGGAAGTTGGCTCAACAGCGACACGGCCGACTGATCCGCCGCAATCGGACCTCGTTCTGCGGCGCCTATTGGGGCAATGGATTTCACGAGGACGGCGTGAACAGCGCGCTGGCTGTCTGTCGGCAGTTTGAAGAAACGCCAATCGTCATTCCCAAAACAAATACGTCAAGCCCCGCTGCGATTCAGGAGGCGGTTTGA
- a CDS encoding histone deacetylase, with protein MTILYYDPIFLEHKTGDHPESTERIIPAARRMQLMAFDNQSRRPAWGPATLDRLLRVHSPDYLDLIQKLAASGGGAIDADTVVSARSYDVASMAAGAVCDAVERVLKGEDETAFCLVRPPGHHALEDRGMGFCLFNNVAVGSRLAIDELGLDRVMIVDWDVHHGNGTQATFWEDPQVGYFSIHRSPFYPWTGTADETGVGAARGTTLNLPISFGTPRDEYLETFAEGVERFAAALKPQLILISAGFDAHRLDPVGSLGLESEDFSLMTKIVLRVAATHAGGRVVSVLEGGYNPVALADCVEHHLHELLSI; from the coding sequence ATGACGATACTCTATTACGATCCGATTTTTCTTGAACACAAAACGGGAGACCACCCCGAATCAACGGAACGAATCATTCCCGCCGCGCGGCGCATGCAGCTGATGGCATTTGATAACCAAAGCCGCCGCCCTGCATGGGGCCCGGCAACGTTGGATCGACTGTTGCGGGTTCATTCCCCCGATTATCTTGACTTGATCCAAAAATTAGCGGCCTCTGGAGGGGGGGCTATTGACGCGGATACGGTCGTCAGCGCACGCTCCTATGATGTCGCCTCCATGGCAGCCGGTGCAGTTTGTGATGCTGTTGAACGTGTTTTGAAGGGTGAAGACGAGACGGCTTTTTGTCTCGTGCGGCCGCCGGGCCATCATGCGCTTGAGGATCGCGGCATGGGCTTTTGTTTATTCAACAACGTCGCCGTCGGAAGCCGGTTGGCGATCGACGAGTTGGGACTCGACCGGGTTATGATTGTGGATTGGGACGTGCATCACGGTAACGGCACGCAAGCCACATTTTGGGAAGACCCGCAAGTCGGCTACTTCTCCATCCACCGGTCGCCATTTTATCCGTGGACGGGAACAGCCGATGAAACCGGTGTCGGCGCGGCGCGGGGAACAACCTTGAATTTGCCAATCTCCTTTGGCACACCACGGGATGAGTATTTAGAGACGTTCGCCGAGGGCGTCGAGCGATTTGCCGCGGCACTCAAACCACAGCTGATATTGATCAGTGCCGGCTTTGATGCGCATCGTCTGGATCCGGTTGGCTCACTGGGCTTGGAGAGTGAGGATTTTAGTCTCATGACGAAGATTGTATTACGTGTTGCTGCAACGCATGCCGGCGGTCGAGTCGTCAGTGTATTAGAAGGCGGATATAATCCGGTCGCACTGGCGGATTGCGTAGAGCACCATTTGCACGAATTATTATCGATATGA
- a CDS encoding bifunctional acetate--CoA ligase family protein/GNAT family N-acetyltransferase: MPIRNLKKIFQPESVAVIGASNRISSVGRTVLRNLIDDGFAGEIYLVNPKHKMIDEIPCFAKVADLPKPPDLAIICTPAATVPDLARQCGEVGVKGLVILSAGFRETGRDGEMLEAELAAQAKQFPGMRIIGPNCLGILAPHASLNASFATDMPAKGSVAFLSQSGALCSSVLDWALQEKIGFSCFVSVGNMLDVGIADLIDYLAMDQWTESIILYVESITEARQFMSAARAFTKSKPIIVYKAGRFAESAKAAASHTGALAGVDAVYQAAFTRAGMVRVFEIDHLFDCAELLARHASPKVSRLAIVTNAGGPGVIATDALLERHGSLANLSDTTLAQLDKQLPNAWSHGNPVDVLGDATPARIGKAVKVVLSDKQADGLLVILSPQAMTDPTGVAQAVIEATQQSTKPVLTVWMGGQKVRKGIELFNHAGIPTYSSPEQAVRAFLYLVAYARNRQLLTETPREMPVEFPLNRAKLRAVFDTILSEGQDILTENTSKALLEAYEIPVAQTYVARNADDAVEYAMRVGYPVVLKVFSPQITHKTDVGGVELNLAGEQDVRAAFEHVVANAKRHRPDADVQGVTVQRMVSAPNGRELIVGAKRDPVFGVVLLVGAGGVTAELYQDTALELPPLNERLARRMLESLRSWPLLSGYRGGAAVNVDRLIEVLIRLSYLVADYPEIKELDVNPLLVTPDAVTALDARIVLDHEAILHPARPYSHLAIRPYPEEFIRQAKLKDGTTILLRPIKPEDEPLWHALLASCSPESIRFRFRYMFKKTTHEMAARFCFNDYDREMAIVAETEIDDKRHLIGVGRLVADADHSKAEYAILIGDDWQGLGLGSLLTDYCLEVCQRWGVTEVTAETDPTNHRMLDIFRKRSFTLDATSCPDSVLVAKHL; encoded by the coding sequence ATGCCGATTCGTAACCTCAAGAAAATCTTCCAACCCGAGAGTGTCGCCGTCATCGGTGCGAGCAACCGCATATCGAGCGTTGGACGAACGGTCCTGCGGAATTTGATCGATGACGGATTCGCCGGTGAGATCTATCTCGTCAACCCAAAGCACAAGATGATTGACGAGATCCCCTGTTTCGCCAAGGTGGCCGATCTGCCCAAGCCGCCGGACCTAGCCATCATTTGCACACCGGCAGCCACTGTGCCTGACTTAGCGCGACAGTGCGGCGAAGTTGGCGTCAAAGGATTGGTGATCTTATCGGCAGGGTTTCGCGAGACAGGTCGTGACGGGGAGATGCTGGAAGCAGAATTGGCTGCGCAGGCCAAACAATTCCCCGGGATGCGGATCATCGGCCCCAATTGTCTAGGAATTCTCGCACCGCATGCGTCGCTGAACGCCAGTTTTGCTACCGACATGCCGGCAAAAGGCAGCGTGGCTTTTCTTTCACAGTCCGGTGCGCTCTGTTCCTCGGTTCTGGATTGGGCGCTGCAGGAAAAGATTGGATTCTCCTGCTTTGTCTCTGTGGGAAATATGCTCGATGTGGGCATTGCCGATTTAATTGACTACCTGGCCATGGATCAATGGACCGAGTCGATTATTCTGTACGTCGAATCGATCACAGAAGCTCGCCAGTTTATGTCGGCCGCGCGTGCGTTTACAAAAAGCAAACCAATCATCGTCTATAAGGCCGGGCGATTTGCAGAATCGGCCAAGGCGGCCGCATCCCATACAGGCGCTCTGGCAGGCGTGGACGCTGTCTACCAAGCCGCATTCACGCGAGCCGGCATGGTACGCGTTTTTGAGATCGATCATTTGTTTGACTGCGCGGAGTTGTTGGCCCGCCATGCGTCTCCCAAGGTTTCTCGCTTGGCGATTGTCACAAATGCCGGTGGTCCCGGCGTGATCGCCACCGACGCGTTATTGGAACGGCACGGTTCATTGGCAAATCTGAGCGACACAACGCTCGCTCAACTGGATAAGCAACTTCCCAATGCGTGGTCGCATGGAAATCCAGTCGACGTCTTGGGGGATGCGACTCCGGCACGGATCGGCAAGGCGGTCAAGGTCGTGTTGTCCGACAAACAAGCCGACGGTCTGTTGGTGATTCTCTCTCCACAAGCGATGACTGATCCCACGGGAGTTGCTCAAGCCGTGATCGAGGCGACGCAGCAATCGACGAAGCCCGTGCTTACGGTATGGATGGGGGGGCAAAAAGTACGCAAAGGGATCGAACTTTTCAATCATGCAGGCATTCCCACGTACTCCTCACCTGAACAGGCAGTCCGCGCGTTTCTCTACTTAGTTGCGTATGCGCGAAATCGACAACTCCTGACTGAAACGCCGCGCGAAATGCCTGTCGAGTTTCCACTCAACCGCGCCAAATTGCGAGCCGTCTTCGACACCATCCTCAGTGAAGGTCAGGATATCCTGACAGAGAACACCTCCAAAGCGCTGCTCGAAGCGTATGAGATCCCTGTCGCCCAGACATATGTCGCCCGCAACGCCGACGATGCAGTCGAGTACGCGATGCGTGTCGGATATCCTGTCGTTTTGAAGGTGTTTTCGCCGCAGATCACCCACAAAACTGATGTCGGCGGCGTCGAGTTGAACCTCGCTGGTGAACAAGACGTCCGGGCGGCGTTTGAGCACGTTGTGGCAAATGCCAAACGGCACCGGCCCGATGCAGATGTACAGGGGGTCACGGTGCAGCGCATGGTTTCTGCCCCCAACGGACGCGAACTGATCGTCGGGGCAAAACGCGACCCGGTGTTTGGTGTGGTACTCCTGGTGGGAGCCGGCGGGGTTACGGCCGAATTGTATCAGGACACGGCGTTGGAATTGCCGCCGCTGAATGAGCGACTGGCGCGGCGGATGTTGGAATCGCTTCGATCCTGGCCGCTGCTCAGCGGCTACCGCGGAGGTGCCGCTGTGAATGTCGATCGCCTCATCGAGGTCTTAATCCGCCTATCATATTTGGTGGCTGACTATCCCGAAATCAAGGAGTTAGACGTCAATCCGCTGCTCGTCACCCCCGACGCAGTCACGGCGCTGGATGCCCGGATCGTGTTGGATCACGAAGCTATTTTGCATCCCGCTCGCCCCTATTCCCATCTGGCGATCCGTCCCTATCCCGAGGAGTTTATCCGACAAGCCAAGCTCAAAGACGGTACGACCATCTTATTGAGGCCGATTAAACCCGAGGACGAACCGCTCTGGCACGCATTATTGGCGAGTTGTTCTCCGGAATCGATTCGCTTCCGATTTCGGTATATGTTCAAGAAGACGACGCATGAGATGGCTGCACGGTTTTGTTTTAATGACTACGACCGCGAAATGGCCATCGTTGCCGAAACTGAAATCGACGACAAACGCCATCTCATCGGTGTTGGGAGACTCGTGGCGGATGCCGATCACAGCAAAGCAGAATATGCAATATTGATCGGAGATGATTGGCAAGGCTTGGGGTTGGGTTCACTGTTGACCGACTACTGTCTCGAGGTCTGCCAAAGGTGGGGTGTCACAGAGGTCACAGCTGAAACGGATCCGACAAACCATCGCATGCTCGATATCTTCCGGAAACGGTCGTTTACCTTGGATGCCACGAGTTGCCCCGATTCAGTTCTCGTGGCAAAGCACTTGTGA
- a CDS encoding DUF4132 domain-containing protein, translating to MVSQVSNPDIADMGSEPTAARHNAEKQIAQLVAEVKQNNELEASKPHFGGWLAAAMQLNDEASAIRRGSGKISLKDYESGRNIQTANHATQKAAVALALKHLGNQNFIDLTTDQVCDVVLSSLLRRKLPYTDVEIVGLLTPLANVSFIITGLPITPILANVERHVAEHGLCNSIRQQLQRMATEYNSGSVYSDARKAGQRIEALLAMPACDAKAFESLESKCKVDPNDADSPIASVALDFNTGEAWTNALLIELGKMPDESRNRWHEFLRHCSTAKGSKPTKKFIKQSRECLDGIGTSEFVRVTVSILAAIGQPGECQRFDYGYRIEYSEETEIHDTHIDCLRGLVWTTSLVNDESLISGVGDAAEKCFQKIREVGPRSPKIGNACLIALSTLASDCAIAQLGRLQSRAKHISTRKQIAKAFQTAASNAGMVEEDLVEISVPRYGLTRVGQLHEKIAGFTAEATINAHQKHQLIWRRPDGSIQKTVPKAVKETCSDQLKQLKKRLKDIDILMPSLRYRIEHLYLTERSWNLSDFRKRFLDHPLVGVVACRLIWNVGQDASITAVMWHEGQWVTSAGHSFLPDPECRISLWHPMHCSANEVLQWRQWLDAHQVSQPFKQAHREVYVVTDAERETVDRSLRFSSHIIRQHQFAALCQQRGWRYDLQGDWDSWNAPSLDLPQQGLHIAFYVDPLEGDTNITQNFVYTHVATSHVQFFALQDGAPELATPLPLETIDPIVFSEVMRDVDLFVGVTSIGNDPEWREREGVAEHDDYWEQFSFGELSQSALTRRKALEQILPRLEIADQCRLDGRFLIVDGKLRTYKIHLGSSNILMSPNDRYLCIVQKRGGGTRRTDNLYLPFEGDNTLSLILSKAYLLAKDDKIKDTTIVNQIRTDHEPIRS from the coding sequence ATGGTTTCACAGGTCTCCAACCCGGATATTGCGGACATGGGAAGCGAACCAACCGCTGCTCGGCACAATGCGGAAAAACAAATCGCACAGCTTGTCGCAGAAGTCAAACAAAACAACGAACTGGAAGCCTCAAAGCCCCACTTCGGTGGCTGGCTTGCAGCCGCGATGCAACTGAATGACGAAGCATCTGCGATACGACGTGGTTCAGGAAAAATCAGCCTAAAAGACTACGAGTCGGGCCGAAATATCCAGACGGCAAATCACGCGACTCAAAAGGCTGCCGTTGCCTTGGCTCTTAAGCATCTTGGCAATCAGAACTTCATTGACCTAACAACCGATCAAGTCTGCGACGTGGTGCTGTCATCACTGCTGCGAAGAAAACTGCCTTACACGGACGTTGAAATCGTTGGTCTATTAACTCCGCTGGCCAATGTCTCATTCATCATCACAGGCTTGCCGATCACTCCGATTCTTGCCAATGTCGAACGGCACGTCGCCGAGCACGGTTTGTGCAATTCGATACGGCAGCAGCTACAGCGGATGGCCACAGAATACAATTCTGGTTCAGTCTACAGCGATGCTCGCAAAGCGGGGCAGAGAATTGAAGCTTTGTTGGCCATGCCCGCGTGTGATGCCAAGGCTTTCGAATCGCTGGAATCGAAGTGCAAGGTGGATCCGAATGATGCCGATTCACCCATTGCCTCTGTCGCTTTAGACTTTAACACAGGAGAAGCATGGACGAACGCCTTGCTGATTGAATTGGGCAAGATGCCCGACGAATCGAGAAACAGATGGCACGAGTTCCTGCGGCACTGCAGCACGGCCAAAGGATCGAAGCCCACAAAGAAGTTCATCAAGCAGTCGCGTGAGTGTCTCGACGGGATCGGCACCAGCGAGTTTGTCCGCGTGACGGTCTCCATTTTGGCAGCAATCGGACAGCCGGGAGAATGCCAGCGATTCGACTACGGTTATCGCATAGAGTACAGCGAAGAAACTGAGATCCATGACACACATATCGACTGCTTGAGAGGCCTGGTGTGGACGACATCGCTTGTCAATGACGAGTCGTTGATCAGCGGCGTCGGTGATGCTGCGGAAAAATGCTTCCAAAAGATTCGGGAGGTCGGACCGCGGTCACCCAAAATTGGCAATGCGTGTCTGATTGCACTCTCAACATTGGCCAGCGACTGCGCCATTGCCCAATTGGGGCGACTGCAATCACGAGCCAAGCACATATCGACCAGAAAGCAGATCGCCAAGGCCTTTCAAACAGCTGCTTCCAACGCCGGTATGGTGGAAGAGGATCTGGTTGAAATCAGCGTGCCCAGATATGGACTGACACGCGTCGGACAGCTGCATGAGAAGATAGCTGGGTTTACGGCGGAAGCAACAATCAACGCTCATCAGAAGCACCAACTCATCTGGCGTCGGCCAGACGGCAGCATTCAAAAGACGGTGCCCAAAGCAGTCAAAGAGACGTGCAGTGACCAACTTAAGCAGTTGAAGAAGCGGTTAAAGGACATCGACATACTCATGCCTTCACTCCGCTACCGGATTGAACATCTGTATCTAACCGAGCGATCTTGGAACCTGAGTGATTTCCGAAAGCGTTTTCTGGACCATCCGCTCGTTGGTGTGGTTGCTTGTCGACTCATTTGGAATGTTGGGCAAGATGCGAGCATCACCGCGGTGATGTGGCACGAGGGACAGTGGGTCACTTCGGCTGGCCACTCATTCCTACCCGATCCTGAATGCCGTATTTCCCTCTGGCATCCAATGCACTGTTCAGCCAACGAAGTCTTGCAGTGGCGACAATGGCTGGACGCGCACCAAGTGTCTCAGCCGTTCAAACAAGCCCATCGCGAGGTCTATGTTGTGACGGATGCAGAGCGTGAAACCGTTGATCGCTCTCTTCGTTTTTCCTCCCACATCATTCGCCAGCATCAATTTGCCGCACTTTGCCAGCAGCGTGGTTGGAGGTATGACTTACAGGGGGACTGGGACTCATGGAATGCGCCCAGCTTGGACTTGCCCCAACAGGGTCTGCATATCGCGTTTTACGTAGATCCATTGGAAGGCGATACCAATATCACTCAAAACTTCGTCTATACGCACGTCGCCACCTCGCACGTACAGTTCTTTGCTCTGCAAGACGGTGCCCCCGAATTAGCAACCCCTTTGCCGTTGGAGACGATTGATCCGATTGTATTCTCCGAGGTGATGAGGGACGTTGATTTGTTCGTGGGCGTAACGAGTATTGGAAACGATCCGGAATGGCGGGAGCGAGAGGGCGTTGCTGAGCACGACGATTACTGGGAACAGTTTTCCTTCGGCGAACTCTCACAATCGGCTCTCACGCGAAGAAAAGCGCTGGAACAAATCTTGCCTCGGCTCGAAATTGCGGATCAATGTCGGCTGGACGGTCGGTTTCTCATAGTCGACGGCAAACTTCGGACGTACAAAATTCACCTTGGTTCGAGCAATATTTTGATGTCACCCAACGATCGTTATCTGTGCATCGTGCAGAAACGCGGCGGAGGAACGCGACGAACTGACAATCTTTATTTGCCGTTCGAAGGCGACAACACACTTTCCCTAATTCTGAGTAAAGCCTACCTGTTGGCCAAAGATGACAAGATCAAAGATACGACGATCGTGAATCAAATAAGAACAGACCATGAGCCCATTCGTTCTTGA